One window from the genome of Desulfuromonas acetoxidans DSM 684 encodes:
- a CDS encoding homoserine dehydrogenase: MKEIKVGLLGFGTIGTGVVKVIQQNAEVISQRLGTKLTLAAIADRDITTDRGVVLEPGVLTDDADHVLTNPDIDVVIELIGGYEPARTFVLKALENGKHVVTANKALLALYGQELMLAAEKNNVSLLFEAAVGGGIPILSSIRENLCANQFSDVFGILNGTCNYILTRMTENGEDFSDVLADAQELGYAEADPTFDIEGIDTAHKLSILMTMCFGTWVDFDSIYTEGITRITALDIQYARQFGYQIKLLAIGKQEDGVVEARVHPTMIPDTYSLAEVRGVLNAVRLIGDFVGPVTQVGSGAGMDATASAVLGDVMSLSRQMLGESSFLPPALNYLTKNITTLPVRAMEDITSPYYVRVMVEDRPGVLAKIAATLGEYNISISSMIQPERELGGCVPIVLMTHDAVESDVRAALEKIDQLDICREASLFIRIENDLA; the protein is encoded by the coding sequence ATGAAAGAAATAAAAGTCGGATTGCTAGGGTTTGGAACCATTGGAACCGGTGTTGTAAAAGTTATTCAACAGAATGCTGAAGTGATCTCACAGCGTTTGGGCACCAAACTGACCTTGGCGGCTATTGCCGATCGCGATATTACCACTGATCGTGGTGTCGTTCTTGAGCCCGGTGTTCTAACTGATGATGCCGACCATGTTCTGACCAATCCGGACATTGATGTCGTGATTGAGCTGATCGGCGGCTATGAGCCGGCGCGCACCTTTGTGTTAAAAGCCCTGGAAAACGGTAAACATGTGGTGACGGCGAATAAAGCATTGCTGGCCCTGTATGGTCAGGAGCTGATGCTCGCAGCAGAAAAAAACAATGTCAGCCTGCTGTTTGAAGCGGCTGTAGGTGGTGGCATTCCGATCCTCTCCTCCATTCGGGAGAACCTGTGTGCCAACCAATTCAGTGATGTGTTTGGCATTCTTAATGGGACCTGTAATTATATCCTCACCCGCATGACCGAAAATGGCGAAGATTTTTCTGATGTTCTGGCGGATGCTCAGGAACTGGGCTATGCCGAAGCAGACCCGACCTTCGATATTGAGGGGATTGATACCGCCCATAAATTGTCGATTCTCATGACCATGTGCTTCGGCACCTGGGTTGATTTCGATTCGATCTACACCGAAGGGATCACCCGTATTACGGCCCTGGATATTCAGTATGCACGTCAGTTTGGTTACCAGATTAAATTGCTGGCGATTGGCAAACAAGAGGATGGTGTGGTTGAAGCACGCGTGCATCCAACCATGATTCCGGACACGTATTCACTGGCCGAAGTGCGCGGTGTGCTGAATGCCGTGCGCTTGATCGGTGATTTTGTCGGCCCGGTGACTCAGGTTGGCAGCGGGGCCGGTATGGATGCTACCGCGAGTGCCGTTCTCGGTGATGTCATGAGTCTGTCGCGTCAGATGTTGGGTGAAAGCAGCTTCCTGCCGCCAGCACTCAACTACCTGACTAAAAACATTACGACTTTGCCGGTTCGAGCGATGGAGGATATCACCAGCCCGTATTATGTTCGCGTGATGGTGGAAGATCGCCCCGGTGTGTTGGCTAAAATTGCTGCAACGCTTGGTGAGTATAACATCAGCATCTCCTCAATGATCCAACCTGAACGGGAGCTGGGAGGGTGTGTTCCCATTGTGCTGATGACCCATGATGCTGTGGAAAGTGATGTGCGTGCGGCCTTGGAGAAGATTGATCAGCTTGATATCTGCCGCGAAGCCAGTCTGTTTATCCGTATTGAGAATGACTTGGCCTAA
- the nusB gene encoding transcription antitermination factor NusB, producing MAKGTRRNGREYALKILYSLYDQDAPLDEVLSDFWGNFRFSNDVLGEPEEPQSPLSDDVIFFSEQLVKGVYEHLEEIDAMLLDTSKNWALDRMPRLDLSLMRMACYELIYVDKTPTNVVINEAIEIAKRYGTKDTPAFLNGVLDRIAKRARS from the coding sequence ATGGCCAAGGGAACACGACGTAACGGGCGTGAGTATGCGCTGAAGATATTGTATAGCCTCTATGATCAAGATGCGCCGCTGGATGAGGTGCTCAGTGATTTTTGGGGGAATTTTCGCTTCAGCAATGATGTGTTGGGTGAACCGGAAGAGCCGCAATCGCCGCTGTCCGATGATGTGATTTTTTTCTCAGAGCAACTGGTGAAGGGGGTCTACGAACACCTCGAAGAGATTGATGCCATGTTGCTGGACACATCAAAGAACTGGGCGCTGGATCGTATGCCGCGCCTGGATTTGTCACTGATGCGCATGGCGTGCTACGAACTGATATATGTCGATAAAACGCCGACCAACGTTGTCATCAATGAAGCGATTGAGATTGCTAAACGCTATGGCACCAAAGATACGCCAGCGTTTCTCAATGGTGTGCTCGATCGTATTGCCAAACGGGCACGGTCTTAA
- the ribE gene encoding 6,7-dimethyl-8-ribityllumazine synthase, translated as MANQLAGQLDASGQKVAIVVARFNSFICERLVEGAIDAIVRHGGSDEAITIARVPGAFEIPIVAQKMAACGKYDAVICLGAVIRGATPHFDYVSNEVTKGVASVSLATGVPIAFGVLTTDTIEQAVERAGTKAGNKGFEAAVTAIEMINLLKSID; from the coding sequence ATGGCAAATCAATTAGCAGGACAACTGGATGCCAGCGGCCAGAAAGTCGCAATCGTTGTTGCTCGTTTTAACAGCTTTATTTGCGAACGGCTTGTCGAAGGCGCTATCGATGCCATTGTTCGTCACGGCGGCAGTGATGAAGCTATTACCATTGCCCGTGTGCCGGGCGCGTTTGAAATTCCCATTGTCGCGCAAAAAATGGCGGCTTGCGGCAAGTACGATGCTGTGATCTGTCTGGGTGCTGTCATCCGTGGCGCGACCCCGCACTTTGATTATGTCAGCAATGAGGTGACCAAAGGTGTTGCTTCGGTCAGTCTGGCGACCGGTGTTCCGATTGCCTTCGGCGTTTTGACCACCGACACCATCGAGCAGGCGGTTGAGCGTGCTGGGACAAAAGCCGGTAACAAAGGCTTTGAAGCGGCAGTAACCGCCATTGAAATGATCAACCTTTTGAAAAGTATTGATTAA
- a CDS encoding bifunctional 3,4-dihydroxy-2-butanone-4-phosphate synthase/GTP cyclohydrolase II gives MPIAKIEAALEDIRQGKMVILVDDEDRENEGDLTMAAEMVTDEAINFMAKEGRGLICLSLTEERADHLDLPLMVTENSSSFGTAFTVSIEARKGVSTGISAADRAQTIRVAIDENSTAHDLARPGHVFPLRARKGGVLVRTGQTEGSVDLARLAGLKPAGVICEIMNDDGTMARMPQLKVFAEQHDLRIVTVADLVEYRMRKELLVRRAAETALPTCFGGDFQAIVYENDVDNAQHVALIKGEIKEDTPVLVRVHSECLTGDVFGSMRCDCGQQLQAAMAQIEEAGSGVVVYMRQEGRGIGLVNKLKAYALQDCGHDTVEANEALGFKADLRDYGIGAQILADLGVRKIKLMTNNPKKIVGLQGYGLEVVERVKIEMPANRVNQRYLLTKKEKMGHLLENL, from the coding sequence GTGCCTATAGCAAAAATTGAAGCGGCGCTTGAAGATATTCGCCAAGGGAAAATGGTTATCCTCGTTGATGATGAAGATCGGGAAAATGAGGGTGATTTGACCATGGCGGCGGAAATGGTGACGGATGAAGCGATCAACTTTATGGCCAAAGAAGGGCGTGGTTTGATCTGCCTGTCTTTGACCGAAGAGCGCGCTGATCATCTTGATCTGCCTTTGATGGTGACGGAAAACAGTTCCTCGTTCGGCACGGCTTTTACGGTATCCATTGAAGCCCGCAAAGGGGTTTCCACCGGTATTTCCGCAGCGGATCGTGCCCAGACCATTCGTGTTGCCATTGACGAAAATTCAACGGCGCACGATCTGGCCCGTCCCGGTCATGTGTTTCCTCTCCGGGCGCGTAAAGGTGGTGTGCTGGTACGTACCGGTCAGACGGAAGGTTCTGTGGACCTGGCGCGTCTGGCGGGATTAAAACCGGCCGGTGTTATCTGCGAAATCATGAATGACGACGGCACCATGGCGCGTATGCCGCAACTGAAAGTGTTTGCCGAGCAACATGACCTGCGTATTGTCACTGTCGCTGATCTGGTCGAGTATCGGATGCGTAAAGAGTTGCTGGTGCGCCGTGCGGCGGAAACGGCTCTGCCCACCTGCTTTGGCGGTGATTTTCAGGCCATTGTTTATGAAAATGATGTTGATAATGCTCAGCACGTTGCCTTGATTAAAGGGGAAATCAAGGAGGATACGCCGGTTCTGGTCCGGGTTCACTCCGAATGCCTTACTGGCGATGTGTTTGGCTCGATGCGTTGCGACTGCGGTCAGCAGTTGCAAGCGGCCATGGCGCAGATTGAAGAGGCCGGCAGCGGCGTGGTGGTGTATATGCGTCAGGAAGGCCGTGGCATCGGTCTGGTCAACAAGCTGAAAGCTTACGCACTACAGGATTGTGGCCACGATACTGTCGAAGCCAATGAAGCCCTAGGTTTTAAAGCGGATTTGCGCGATTATGGCATTGGTGCTCAGATTCTTGCTGACCTCGGGGTCCGCAAGATCAAACTGATGACCAACAACCCGAAAAAAATTGTCGGCCTTCAGGGCTATGGCCTCGAAGTGGTGGAGCGGGTGAAGATTGAAATGCCGGCCAATCGCGTTAACCAGCGTTATTTGCTGACCAAAAAAGAGAAAATGGGCCATTTGCTGGAAAACCTGTAA
- a CDS encoding riboflavin synthase — protein MFTGLIEDIGTVRELRHGASSVQLTVATTLPMDEIALGDSIAVNGICLTVIRYGSGVFVADVSPETLECTNLGAVSPGSQVNLERALQLSDRLGGHLVSGHVDDVATVVERRRDGNAIRFTFRLAAHTLRYVVAKGSITIDGISLTVNEVTEETFSVAIIPHSLEKTTLKNVQVGGRVNIETDIIARYVEKLLGQGSATQDGSLTLEHLARNGFM, from the coding sequence ATGTTCACCGGATTAATTGAAGATATCGGCACCGTCAGAGAATTGCGCCATGGGGCTTCCAGTGTTCAGCTGACGGTGGCCACGACCCTTCCTATGGACGAGATTGCTTTGGGCGACAGCATTGCCGTTAATGGCATTTGCCTGACGGTGATCCGCTACGGCAGCGGTGTTTTTGTTGCCGATGTCTCTCCTGAAACACTTGAATGCACTAACCTTGGCGCTGTTTCACCCGGTTCGCAGGTGAATCTCGAACGTGCATTACAGCTCAGTGATCGACTTGGAGGCCATCTGGTCAGCGGCCATGTTGATGATGTGGCTACTGTGGTTGAGCGACGCCGGGATGGTAACGCCATCCGTTTTACCTTTCGCCTTGCCGCACACACGTTGCGTTATGTGGTAGCAAAAGGATCGATTACTATTGATGGCATCAGTTTGACGGTTAATGAGGTAACGGAAGAGACCTTCTCAGTGGCAATTATTCCGCACAGCCTGGAGAAAACGACGCTGAAAAATGTACAAGTGGGTGGACGAGTCAACATCGAAACGGATATCATCGCTCGATATGTTGAGAAACTTCTTGGTCAGGGGTCTGCAACGCAGGATGGTTCCCTGACGTTGGAGCATCTGGCCCGTAACGGGTTCATGTAA
- the ribD gene encoding bifunctional diaminohydroxyphosphoribosylaminopyrimidine deaminase/5-amino-6-(5-phosphoribosylamino)uracil reductase RibD has product MKTQAETHEQFMQIALDLARKALGRTTPNPPVGAVIVRDGQVVGRGFHPKAGEPHAEVFALRDAADQARGADAYVTLEPCSHHGRTPPCCEALIAAGVSRVFVGLIDPNPQVSGQGVERLRAAGVEVEVGVLETQCRRLIAPFIKHMISGRPLFILKSALTLDGRTATRTGHSQWITSARSREHVHRLRDQVDAIMVGSGTALRDNPRLTTRLTPPGHDPIRIVVDSRLQLPETSHLINHQSASPTWVVTVAQADPAKIKALQVHAGVEVMTVAATSAGQVDLPALADMLGQRDIQSVLVEGGSVLNQSLFSAGLIDRVMVYMAPKLLGGNDGFGLFTGQGVDHLDDALQLRDFRVTCLGDDVLLEGEVCSCSPD; this is encoded by the coding sequence GTGAAGACTCAGGCTGAAACTCACGAACAATTCATGCAAATTGCATTGGATCTCGCACGTAAGGCGTTGGGGCGAACGACCCCCAATCCTCCTGTTGGAGCCGTCATTGTCCGTGATGGTCAGGTGGTTGGTCGTGGCTTCCATCCCAAAGCCGGTGAGCCGCATGCTGAAGTCTTTGCCCTGCGTGATGCCGCGGATCAAGCCCGTGGTGCCGATGCCTATGTGACCCTTGAGCCCTGTTCCCATCATGGTCGTACCCCTCCTTGTTGTGAGGCCTTGATTGCTGCCGGTGTCAGCCGTGTTTTTGTCGGGCTGATCGATCCCAACCCTCAAGTCAGTGGACAGGGTGTCGAGCGTCTGCGTGCTGCCGGTGTTGAAGTAGAAGTGGGGGTTCTCGAAACACAGTGCCGCCGCCTCATTGCTCCTTTTATTAAACACATGATCAGTGGTCGTCCTCTGTTTATTCTCAAGTCCGCTCTGACCTTGGATGGTCGGACCGCGACGCGTACCGGCCACTCTCAATGGATCACCAGCGCGCGCAGTCGTGAGCATGTCCATCGCTTGCGTGATCAGGTGGATGCGATTATGGTTGGTAGTGGCACGGCCTTACGCGACAATCCGCGTCTGACAACCCGACTCACCCCGCCCGGTCACGATCCTATCCGTATTGTTGTTGACTCGCGGTTGCAATTGCCTGAAACGTCGCACCTGATCAACCATCAGTCGGCATCGCCAACCTGGGTGGTCACTGTGGCGCAGGCCGATCCTGCTAAGATCAAAGCGTTGCAGGTGCATGCGGGCGTCGAGGTGATGACTGTTGCCGCAACCTCAGCCGGACAGGTTGACTTGCCTGCCTTGGCTGACATGCTCGGCCAGCGCGATATCCAATCGGTCCTGGTTGAAGGTGGCAGTGTTTTGAACCAGAGCTTATTTTCAGCGGGTTTGATTGATCGGGTGATGGTCTATATGGCTCCGAAGTTACTTGGCGGCAACGATGGCTTCGGTCTGTTTACCGGCCAGGGCGTTGATCATTTGGATGATGCTCTGCAGTTGCGTGATTTCCGTGTTACCTGTCTTGGCGACGATGTTTTGTTGGAAGGGGAGGTGTGTTCATGTTCACCGGATTAA
- the nrdR gene encoding transcriptional regulator NrdR: MKCPFCSCIDTRVVDSRLAKEGNSIRRRRECAECNRRFTTYERVEDILPLVVKKDGRREPFDRLKIISGMQRACEKRPVSIATIEKIVDQMEMEFQECPEREIPASRVGEAVMKALHDLDEVAYVRFASVYRQFKDINEFMQELKDILGNQHDLHSDS, from the coding sequence ATGAAATGTCCATTTTGTTCCTGTATTGATACGCGTGTTGTTGATTCCCGCCTGGCAAAGGAAGGAAACAGTATCCGGCGTCGGCGTGAATGCGCTGAATGCAATCGACGGTTCACTACCTACGAGCGGGTTGAAGATATCTTGCCGTTGGTGGTAAAAAAGGATGGTCGACGAGAACCGTTTGATCGCCTAAAAATTATCTCCGGTATGCAGCGGGCATGTGAAAAACGGCCAGTATCCATTGCGACGATTGAAAAAATTGTCGATCAGATGGAGATGGAGTTTCAAGAGTGTCCTGAGCGGGAAATCCCAGCGAGCCGTGTTGGTGAAGCGGTGATGAAGGCCTTGCACGATCTGGATGAAGTCGCCTACGTTCGCTTCGCTTCGGTGTATCGTCAGTTTAAAGATATCAATGAATTCATGCAGGAGCTGAAGGATATTCTCGGCAACCAGCATGACCTCCATAGCGACTCCTGA
- a CDS encoding deoxycytidylate deaminase, whose protein sequence is MTRPSWEDYFMDIARLVASRSTCLRRQVGAVIVKDKNVLTTGYNGTPSGVRHCQETGCLREKMQVPSGQRHELCRGLHAEQNAIIQAAKHGVNISGGTLYCTNAPCVICAKMLINAGLSRIVYLDGYPDDLAEELLLESGIEVLEHVSSTDQPCEG, encoded by the coding sequence ATGACTCGTCCGTCGTGGGAAGACTATTTTATGGACATTGCCCGCCTTGTGGCCAGCCGATCGACCTGTTTGCGTCGTCAGGTTGGTGCGGTGATTGTCAAAGATAAAAATGTTCTTACCACCGGATATAACGGCACCCCGTCCGGGGTGCGCCACTGTCAGGAAACCGGGTGCCTGCGGGAAAAAATGCAGGTACCCTCCGGACAGCGCCATGAGTTGTGTCGCGGGTTGCATGCTGAACAGAATGCGATTATTCAGGCGGCTAAACACGGGGTCAACATTAGTGGTGGGACGCTCTATTGTACCAATGCTCCGTGTGTGATCTGTGCCAAGATGCTTATCAATGCCGGGTTGAGTCGCATTGTTTATCTCGACGGTTATCCCGATGACCTGGCTGAGGAGCTGCTTTTGGAATCGGGCATAGAAGTTCTTGAACATGTTTCATCGACCGATCAACCTTGCGAGGGCTAG
- the glyA gene encoding serine hydroxymethyltransferase, producing MKSLAQFDPEIAQTIQEETERQEYNLEFIASENFVSECVLEAQGSIMTNKYAEGYPGKRYYGGCEVVDVAEQLAIDRAKQLFGADHANVQPHSGSQANMAVYFSACQPGDTVLGMNLAHGGHLTHGSPVNFSGKLYNIVPYGVKKETGTIDYNEVESLAMEHKPKLIVVGASAYPRTIDFEAFRQIADKVGAPVMVDMAHIAGLVAAGEHPSPVPHAEFVTTTTHKTLRGPRGGMILCRDEFAKKVNSNIFPGSQGGPLMHVIAAKAVAFKEALDADFKTYAQQVVLNAKALAAGLLERGYNLVSGGTDNHLILVDLSGTETTGKMAEEALEKAGITVNKNAVPFDTRSPFVTSGFRIGTPATTTRGLKEAEMGKVADWIDRALTNIDNEDALTAIRGEVKELCQQFPLYAHRLK from the coding sequence GTGAAGTCTCTCGCCCAATTTGATCCTGAAATCGCTCAGACCATCCAGGAAGAAACAGAGCGTCAAGAATATAATCTCGAATTTATTGCTTCGGAAAACTTTGTCAGTGAGTGCGTGCTGGAAGCCCAGGGCTCCATCATGACCAACAAGTATGCCGAAGGTTACCCTGGTAAGCGTTATTATGGCGGTTGTGAAGTTGTCGACGTTGCCGAGCAACTGGCCATTGACCGCGCCAAGCAATTATTTGGTGCCGATCATGCCAATGTTCAGCCCCATTCCGGCTCCCAGGCCAACATGGCAGTCTACTTTTCCGCCTGTCAACCGGGAGATACCGTTCTGGGCATGAACCTGGCACATGGTGGTCATCTGACCCACGGCTCTCCAGTGAACTTCTCCGGTAAACTGTACAATATTGTGCCCTACGGTGTTAAGAAAGAGACCGGTACCATTGATTACAATGAAGTTGAATCTCTGGCGATGGAACACAAACCGAAACTGATTGTTGTTGGTGCCAGTGCTTATCCGCGTACCATTGATTTTGAAGCCTTCCGTCAAATTGCGGATAAAGTTGGCGCTCCGGTGATGGTCGATATGGCCCATATTGCCGGACTCGTCGCTGCCGGTGAGCACCCCAGCCCGGTTCCCCATGCTGAATTTGTTACTACAACGACGCATAAAACTCTCCGTGGTCCACGTGGCGGCATGATTCTGTGTCGTGATGAGTTTGCCAAGAAGGTGAACAGCAATATCTTTCCCGGCAGTCAGGGGGGGCCGCTGATGCACGTGATCGCCGCCAAAGCGGTTGCCTTTAAAGAAGCGTTGGACGCCGATTTTAAAACCTATGCTCAGCAGGTTGTCCTCAATGCTAAAGCTTTGGCAGCCGGTTTGCTGGAGCGTGGTTATAATCTTGTTTCCGGCGGTACCGATAACCATTTGATTCTCGTTGATCTCAGCGGGACCGAAACCACCGGTAAGATGGCTGAAGAAGCGTTGGAAAAAGCCGGAATTACGGTGAACAAGAATGCCGTGCCGTTTGACACCCGTTCACCGTTTGTCACCAGTGGTTTCCGCATCGGGACTCCGGCAACCACCACGCGTGGCCTTAAAGAAGCGGAAATGGGTAAAGTGGCTGACTGGATCGACCGCGCCTTGACCAACATTGACAATGAAGACGCTCTGACTGCGATTCGCGGTGAAGTTAAGGAGTTGTGTCAGCAGTTTCCTCTTTATGCCCATCGTCTGAAATAG
- the rpiB gene encoding ribose 5-phosphate isomerase B, translated as MLLIASDHGGLELKQILVDYLKQQGVDVKDLGVHAEDSVDYPDYAALVAEPISKQEADQGILVCGTGIGMSIAANKFPGVRAALAHDEFTAQMAREHNNANILVLGGRVLDPELACRMVSVWYDGAYEGGRHQNRLNKIIQLERHCDADA; from the coding sequence ATGCTACTGATTGCCAGTGATCATGGAGGACTGGAACTCAAGCAGATTCTGGTCGATTATCTCAAACAGCAGGGCGTCGATGTGAAAGATCTTGGTGTTCACGCCGAAGATTCTGTTGATTACCCTGACTATGCCGCGCTCGTCGCCGAGCCGATCTCCAAACAGGAAGCTGATCAGGGGATTCTGGTCTGCGGAACCGGAATCGGCATGTCGATCGCAGCCAACAAATTCCCGGGTGTACGTGCTGCATTGGCCCATGACGAATTTACGGCGCAGATGGCCCGTGAACACAACAATGCCAATATCCTCGTCCTTGGTGGTCGTGTTCTCGACCCTGAGCTCGCTTGTCGGATGGTTTCTGTCTGGTACGATGGTGCCTATGAAGGTGGCCGCCACCAAAACCGACTGAATAAAATCATTCAGCTCGAACGCCACTGCGACGCCGACGCATAA
- the fabF gene encoding beta-ketoacyl-ACP synthase II — protein sequence MRRVVVTGVGAVSSLGTGVDKNWSALTEGQSGIDLITRFDASDLPAQIAGEVKDFEPTDFIDKKEVKKMDLFIQYALAAADMAMSDSGLEITDENAERVGVLVGSGLGGLPAIEKYHDVLNKSGYKRVSPFFIPMLIINLAPGQISIRFGAKGPNVSSVSACATGTHSIGDAYHMIKRGDADAMIAGGSESTITPLGVSGFCVMKALSTRNDDPKAASRPFDKDRDGFVMAEGAGIVILEEYESAVKRGAKIYGELCGYGLTSDAHHLTAPAPEGEGAARCMKMAMNGAGVNAEEIDYINAHGTSTPFNDMFETMAIKTALGDHAKSVMVSSTKSMTGHGLGAAGALEAVYCLKAMETGIVPPTINLQNPSEECDLDYVPNTARQADVKVAMSNSLGFGGTNATLLFKKI from the coding sequence ATGCGTAGAGTAGTTGTGACAGGTGTTGGTGCAGTTTCTTCACTGGGCACTGGAGTGGATAAAAACTGGTCGGCACTGACCGAGGGGCAATCCGGAATTGATTTGATTACACGTTTTGATGCGTCGGACCTTCCTGCCCAGATTGCCGGTGAGGTCAAAGACTTTGAGCCCACGGATTTCATCGATAAAAAAGAGGTCAAGAAAATGGACCTCTTCATTCAATATGCCTTGGCGGCAGCCGATATGGCGATGAGCGATTCCGGGCTGGAGATTACCGACGAGAATGCTGAGCGTGTCGGTGTACTGGTAGGCTCGGGTCTTGGTGGCCTTCCAGCAATTGAAAAATATCATGATGTGCTGAATAAAAGCGGTTACAAACGCGTTTCACCGTTTTTTATTCCTATGCTGATCATCAATCTGGCTCCGGGACAAATTTCTATCCGCTTTGGTGCAAAGGGACCTAATGTTTCTTCGGTCAGCGCGTGCGCCACGGGAACTCATTCCATTGGTGATGCCTATCACATGATCAAACGTGGTGATGCCGATGCTATGATCGCTGGTGGTAGTGAATCGACGATTACTCCGCTGGGAGTTTCCGGCTTCTGTGTCATGAAAGCCTTGTCAACACGCAATGATGATCCGAAAGCGGCAAGTCGCCCGTTTGACAAAGATCGTGATGGTTTTGTCATGGCCGAAGGCGCCGGTATCGTTATTCTTGAGGAATATGAGTCGGCGGTAAAGCGCGGTGCAAAAATTTATGGTGAGCTGTGTGGATATGGCTTGACGTCTGATGCGCATCACCTGACGGCTCCAGCGCCAGAAGGCGAGGGTGCTGCACGCTGTATGAAAATGGCTATGAACGGTGCTGGTGTGAATGCTGAAGAGATCGATTACATTAACGCTCATGGTACATCGACTCCGTTTAATGACATGTTTGAAACCATGGCCATCAAGACTGCTTTGGGTGATCATGCGAAATCGGTGATGGTCAGCTCGACCAAGAGTATGACAGGTCATGGCCTTGGTGCTGCTGGGGCACTGGAAGCTGTTTACTGCCTGAAGGCCATGGAAACCGGGATTGTTCCGCCGACGATCAACCTGCAAAATCCCTCGGAAGAGTGTGATCTTGACTATGTGCCCAACACGGCGCGTCAGGCAGATGTGAAAGTGGCCATGTCCAACTCTCTGGGCTTCGGTGGAACCAACGCCACCTTGCTGTTTAAAAAAATCTAA
- the acpP gene encoding acyl carrier protein, with the protein MASIEERVQKIVAEQLGVEEDQVTPEASFMDDLGADSLDTVELVMALEEEFDIEISDEDAEKIQTVKDAISYVSNNS; encoded by the coding sequence ATGGCTTCAATCGAGGAAAGAGTACAAAAAATTGTTGCTGAGCAACTGGGTGTTGAAGAAGATCAAGTGACTCCCGAAGCTTCTTTTATGGACGATCTCGGTGCGGATTCTCTGGACACCGTTGAGCTGGTTATGGCTCTGGAAGAAGAATTCGATATTGAAATCTCTGACGAAGACGCAGAGAAAATTCAAACCGTTAAGGACGCTATCTCTTACGTTAGCAATAACTCCTGA
- the fabG gene encoding 3-oxoacyl-[acyl-carrier-protein] reductase, with the protein MLKDRVAIVTGASRGIGRCIAQYLARQGARIVAVSRKQQDTEALVAEIKDQGGDAISVAADVAVEGDVTAMIDAAQEAFGQIDILVNNAGITRDTLLARMKEDDWDAVMNINLKGAFLCTRAAAKVMNKQRYGRIINVTSVVGQMGNIGQANYCASKGGLMGLTRSNARELARRNVTVNAVAPGFIETDMTAELPEKVRTDMAAQIPLGRFGAPEDVAAAVAFLASEQAGYITGHELSVNGGMYM; encoded by the coding sequence ATGCTTAAAGATCGCGTGGCCATTGTCACCGGCGCTTCACGAGGAATTGGCCGTTGTATCGCCCAGTACCTGGCTCGTCAGGGAGCACGTATTGTCGCAGTCAGTCGCAAACAGCAGGATACGGAAGCACTGGTCGCGGAAATCAAAGATCAGGGCGGTGACGCCATCAGCGTTGCGGCGGATGTTGCCGTTGAGGGCGATGTGACCGCTATGATCGACGCGGCACAGGAAGCGTTTGGTCAGATTGATATTCTGGTCAACAATGCCGGGATCACTCGTGATACACTGCTGGCGCGTATGAAGGAAGACGATTGGGATGCGGTGATGAACATTAATCTCAAAGGCGCTTTTTTGTGCACCCGTGCTGCAGCTAAGGTCATGAACAAACAGCGCTACGGGCGTATTATTAACGTGACATCGGTCGTCGGTCAGATGGGTAACATTGGTCAGGCCAACTATTGTGCCAGTAAGGGTGGTTTGATGGGACTGACCCGTTCCAATGCCCGTGAGTTGGCGCGGCGCAATGTTACGGTTAATGCCGTAGCACCGGGATTTATCGAAACAGATATGACAGCAGAGTTGCCGGAGAAGGTGCGGACCGATATGGCTGCCCAGATCCCCTTGGGCCGTTTTGGTGCACCGGAGGATGTTGCAGCAGCGGTGGCCTTTCTGGCTTCCGAACAGGCCGGTTACATCACCGGCCATGAGCTGTCTGTTAATGGCGGAATGTATATGTAA